The genomic region gacccaggagctgggtaacacaaaaacgacccaaacgctgggttgttacgtctgacccaggagctgggtaacacaaaaacgacccaaacgctgggttgttacgtctgacccaggagctgggtaacacaaaaacgacccaaacgccggggtgttacgtctgacccaggatctgggtaacacaaaaacgacccaaacgccgggttgttacgtctgacccaggatctgggtaacacaaaatcgacccaaacgccgggttgttacgtctgacccaggagctgggtaacacaaaaacgacccaaacgctgggttgttacgtctgacccaggagctgggtaacacaaaaacgacccaaacgccggggtgttacgtctgacccaggatctgggtaacacaaaaacgacccaaacgccggggtgttacgtctgacccaggatctgggtaacacaaaaacgacccaaacgccgggttgttacgtctgacccaggagctgggtaacacaaaaacgacccaaacgccgggttgttacgtctgacccaggagctgggtaacacaaaaacgacccaaacgctgggttgttacgtctgacccaggagctgggtaacacaaaaacgacccaaacgctgggttgttacgtctgacccaagaGCTGTGCAACACAAAAACGACCAAAATACTGGAAAAATAACCCAAAAGTCTCAACCCAGGACTTGGTTAGAAAAAGTAACCCaagattttttagagtgtatgcaTTGGTAAAGGTTTTTTTGGTTCATGCATTCTAGGGTTATATATCAAAACATCTTAAAGGTATGCATCATACCTGACACTTAGATGAACTCTTTACAGTTGGTTGTGTGTGACTATGAGTCATTCCCTTCAAATGCTATTCAAGTTAGAAACGTGTCTACCAATGTCACTTGTCCCTTTAGAGACGGTCTCTAAATGTGCAATATCAAACATCAAGCCAGCTTTATGAGAACAGCACACTCTGGCCCACATAAACTAGTAAAGAAGAGGTTGCTGCCCTATGAACGATGATTATGACCAATCATAAACATCACACATGATGCAGATAACTGTGATCTTGTTGCTCTTGCTGAGAgcaaaactgcagtgaactcaTATTCCCTTTGACTGGTTTATATAGGGTTACGCTGTGATGCTTTGAAGTGACCGCAGGTTCGAATCCCAATCCGCCTGTCTCCCTCTATCTTCCACCTGAAGTCTGAAGCTTACGTGCTGACTTGTGGAATGTATCTCGCACACCAGTCATATCTCATTCATCTGCTGTGTAAAAGTCAAGCAATTGGCCTCTTATCTTATCAGACATTAGTGTCCCTAAGATAAGCATTgccaccattcatggaatatcccattataataataaaaaaacaacataacacCTTGATAGCGTTCACTTTATATAACAGCAAATATATCAATATGATTTAAATTGCTTTCATTAATAACTAATAATCTGTTGAGCAGTATaaaatattagtgttttttttattgttcacaGATTCACTGATCATTATGTGCACAAACTGAatatatttagacatttaagTACCCAAAAAAAAGCAAGTAgttcagtgtgtattttaacaTACTTAATGTACCTTTATTGGCGACTTTATCAAGACTTTTTGTTTGCCGAGCAACAGCAGATCAGAAAGTATctgggaaacctgtttgaaaacagccATTATTTTGCTCGGATTGCAGCTGGTGCAGGAATGACTTGTCCTGTAACGTCTAACAGGTTTCATAGCTGTGACCTGCTTCCCAAATTCCCAGGAGAACATGCCCAGACCTGCCTCAGGAACGAATGTGTGCTCATAAACACGTAGCGTGACAACAGCGCAACATGAGACCTGTAAATCACAATCCGCATCAGTCCTCCTCTTCCTTTGTTCCCGGATTGAATGGGAAACACAGAGATTGTGTCAGTGCACCTGTTGCACAATTATGTGCAGTTTATTGTGAAAAACCAGATGTCATGATTGTAATTAATGTACACATGCTGATCTTATCGAGCTACTCCTCCTACACAGTAATCACAAGGCGATGATGTCATGTGTAAAGTACCATAACTTCAGCGACTGACCGATAGAAGCTGAAATATGATGATTTTCCAGGAAAGACGACTCATAAAATGAGAGGCAGTCACCAGTATCATTAAAACACATGCACTAATAAGTGAACTAATTAGACTTTCTCAGAAtgtctggcaaggttctctcaaagttacgAACAAATGTTCTTCCGTTAACAGAacgtttgttcaaagttatctggacTGCGTTTCTCAACATCATGGTAAACCTAAGTTGATCATAAAGACCATTGGTGGCAATTgttctacgatcaacttaagcttgCGATGCTTTTGGATGCTTTTTGCTTgtggtctttaataatgctcTCAAAaagttagcacaaaaacattatttgttcatcgtTAATGGAAcgtttttttattcatctaacgttttttaaatgttactagtttcagaacattcagagaacattcaggagtaacgttcccataatgtgTGAAGAATGATGAAAAGGAATATACCCTTAAAGTTCATATAaccaagaaaaacatttttaaaacattttaaaaactggaGATTTTGAAtgttcagggaacattcagaaGTAACGCTTTCATAACTTAAAGGGAATGTTAATAAAACGTTCTTAGGACATATTTTTGTCACCAGAACCAGAACAGAAGCTGAAATATGATGATTTTCCAGGAAAGACGAGCCATAAAATAAGAGGCGGTCACCAGTATTATTAAAACACATGCTACCTTGAACTAATAAGACTCAACCAGCCTGAAAACACATGCACATGGCAAACATCAGGTTAAAGagttgaaataaacattttatccTAGTAGGACTTCCTCAGATTCACACTGACTGAACAGACTCTAGAACATCTGGATCTAGAACCAAACAGAAGAATCATCAACTTCAGCTCTGTGAATACAGAACACTGATCAGATTTTGCTCTGCTTGCTTTAGTTTCATTTAGCTATCTGAGACTAAAGAGAAAGAGTCAGTGCAGACGTGACACATCTGAGAAACATTTGCTCTTCATTCAGTCTCAGTGCTGCCCAGAGCAAAACATTATTCCAGGAGATCATGTAATTTCTCTTTTCTCTGGGATTTATTCAGCTCTGAGAAGCGAAAACAACAATCAGAACCTGTGATGTCTGAGcgaaagaaacacaaaacaacaagagagttaaaaacacaaacttttggaGCTTGGAGCAAAAAGTTGTTTGATGAATAGTCTGGCCAGAGGTGAGCCGTGACGCCGTGGGCGTGTTTGTCAGTGTGCGCAGAGGTTGAACACGCTCCGGCTCTTCGTGTTTGCGTGCTCTGCATTGGTTAATGTGTAATCCAAGAGCTGAATAAAGCTCTGCTCCTCAGCGTGTGTGTTTGTAGTCTGAGCGTCCTGGGATCAGAAACCATGAGCTACAGTCTGTTCTTCTCAGCTGAAACATGGGCTCTGCTCATGCTGTTTGTGGCGCTTCTGTTTATGTAAGTGACTCGTGACACTCTACTAAACTCAATAATTTGTTCTAGTTCTAGAATCTGAATAAAAATGAGTCAATTAGTAACTCGTTTAACTCATAAGAAGAGATGCAGGGCCATTTCATTACCAAGAAAAGtttctaaaacatttaaaaaagtagATGTTTTCAACGTTTaaagaacattcagaaataacattatcataacttaatgggaacgttaTGAAAAACTTCacagaacatgtttttgttagctgggatggTTTTGTTCAAATGGTTTTGTCACTTCCAGATATGGATACTGGCCTCTCAGTCACTTCAAGAAGTTGGGAATACCGGGTCCCAAACCCCTTCCGTTCTTCGGAACGATGCTGAGATATAAAGAGGTGAGTTTATTAGAAAGCAAATACAGCATGAGTCTGATATTGTGTTTAACTGACCATTGGTCACATCTGGATCTTGATGATCTACTGGTTCTCAGTCAGATAAGCCATCAGACACACAGATGACAATATACACTAaaggaacgcaaaagatttgagAGCGAAGTTCCTCtctcagtgtttttgttttgactcTTCTGAACGTGTCTAAATGTGAACTCCTCTGTCGCTGTGGTTTCAGGGCTTTCATAATTTCGATATGGATTGTTTCAAGAAGTATGGACGAGTCTGGGGGTGAGTGAGACTTCACTGATCAATCTCAATGAATCGTCTGAAAGAATCATTTCAGAACATCTGAAACAGAAATGACTCAGTTTAAGATGAAATGACAAACATGTTTGAAGGTTCAACATCAGTAAGATCTGTAACGAAGAGCTGAGGATGACGGtcataatgataataaaagcGAATCAATCGTACAGTTATAAAGAACTGAATGATTCTTCggaatgtaatttttttctgaattgtTTGCGTTTCTCACAGTATCTACGATGCGAGGCAGCCTGTTCTGTGCATCATGGATCAATCCATCATCAAAACCGTCCTGATTAAAGAATGTTACTCCCTCTTCACCAACAGAAGGGTAAAATCACCATCCTCATTCTGAAATGAAATAATACTACGGAGCCCTTAAAGGACATGGTGTTGATCAAAAAGATGGGaggagatgggaggaaaaataatatctcaatgcttttgcattcccTCAAAAACATATGTATTGAAAATAATATGAGGTgtaaggaaaaaagaaaaaaaaaagatttgcatGTGAACACTAACCCTAGGTTTCTCTGAGAATGCAAAAGATTTGCAAGTGAACTAAAAATTTTGCGAGCGAACACAAAGTTTTTCCGGGGAACATAAAAGTTATGCTACCAAATGTACAGTTTCTTGGGGAAATGGAAAAGATTTGTGAGttaacgcaaagtttctctgggaacacaaaagttttgcaagCGAACGCAAAAAGTTTCTCAgcgaacgcaaaagatttggcAGCAAATGCAAAATTTCTCAgcgaacgcaaaagatttgcgAGCGTtggcaaagtttctcggggaacgcaaaagatttgcgAGTGTAGGCAGAATTTATCAgcgaacgcaaaagatttgcgAGTGTaggcaaagtttctcagggaacgcaaaagatttgcgAGTGTAGGCAAAATTTCTCAGCGAATGCAAAAGATTTGCGAGCGTTGGCAAAATTTATCAgcgaacgcaaaagatttgcgAGTGTaggcaaagtttctcagggaacgcaaaagatttgcgAGTGTAGGCAGAATTTATCAgcgaacgcaaaagatttgcgAGTGTaggcaaagtttctcagggaacgcaaaagatttgcgAGCGTTGGCAAAATTTCTCAGCGAATGCAAAAGATTTGCGAGTGTAGGCAGAATTTATCAgcgaacgcaaaagatttgcgAGTGTaggcaaagtttctcagggaacgcaaaagatttgcgAGTGTGGGCAGAATTTATCAgcgaacgcaaaagatttgcgAGTGTaggcaaagtttctcagggaatGCAAAAGATTTGCGAGTGTAGGCAGAATTTCTCAgcgaacgcaaaagatttgcgAGTGTAGGCAGAATTTCTCAgcgaacgcaaaagatttgcgAGTGTAGGCAGAATTTCTCAgcgaacgcaaaagatttggcAGCAAATGCAAAATTTCTCAGCGAATGCAAAAGATTTGCGAGCGTTGGCAAAATTTATCAgcgaacgcaaaagatttgcgAGTGTaggcaaagtttctcagggaacgcaaaagatttgcgAGTGTAGGCAGAATTTATCAgcgaacgcaaaagatttgcgAGTGTaggcaaagtttctcagggaacgcaaaagatttgcgAGCGTTGGCAAAATTTCTCAGCGAATGCAAAAGATTTGCGAGTGTAGGCAGAATTTATCAgcgaacgcaaaagatttgcgAGTGTaggcaaagtttctcagggaacgcaaaagatttgcgAGTGTGGGCAGAATTTATCAgcgaacgcaaaagatttgcgAGTGTaggcaaagtttctcagggaatGCAAAAGATTTGCGAGTGTAGGCAGAATTTCTCAgcgaacgcaaaagatttgcgAGTGTAGGCAGAATTTCTCAgcgaacgcaaaagatttgcgAGTGTAGGCAGAATTTCTCAgcgaacgcaaaagatttgcgAGTGTaggcaaagtttctcagggaacgcaaaagatttgcgAGTGTAGGCAGAATTTCTCAgcgaacgcaaaagatttgcgAGTGTaggcaaagtttctcagggaacgcaaaagatttggcAGCAAATGCAAAATTTCTCAgcgaacgcaaaagatttggcAGCAAATGCAAAATTTCtcagggaacgcaaaagatttgcgAGTGTGGGCAAAATTTCTCAgcgaacgcaaaagatttgcgAGCGTGGGCAAAATTTCTCAgcgaacgcaaaagatttgcgAGCGTGGGCAAAATTTCTCAGCGAACAAAAGATTTGCGAGCGTAGGCAAAATTTCTCAGCAAACGCAAAAGATTTGCGAGAGTAGGCAAAATTTCTCAGCAAACGCAAAAGATTTGCGAGAGTAGACAAAATTTCTCAGCAAACGCAAAAGATTTGGCAGCAAATGCAAAATTTCtcagggaacgcaaaagatttgcgAGTGTAGGCAAAATTTCTCAgcgaacgcaaaagatttgcgAGCGTGGGCAAAATTTCTCAgtgaacgcaaaagatttgcgAGCGTGGGCAAAATTTCTCAGCGAACAAAAGATTTGCGAGTGTAGACAATATTTCTCAGCGATCGCAAAAGATTTGGCAGCAAATGCAAAATTTCtcagggaacgcaaaagatttgcgAGTGTAGGCAAAATTTCTCAGTGAACAAAAGATTTGcgagcgaatgcaaagtttcttaggGGAACAAAGGATTTGTTaaagaatgcaaagtttctatgtaaacaaaagatttgagagtgaatgcaaagtttctcagcggaaaacaatacttttacaacagaacacaaagtttcttgcGGAACACAAAAGTGAGCGAATATTCAatagttttaaatataatttttcctcccatctttTATCTCTGTAAAATATGTGTCAGAGTCTGTGCTTGTGTTGTCATTCTATCTTCACTCTGTCCACTTTTGTCCTCTGATCTGGCAGAACTTTCGTCTGAACGGGCCGCTATACGACGCCGTGTCCATCGTTGAAGACGACGACTGGAGGAGAATCCGCAGTGTCCTCTCGCCCTCCTTCACCAGCGGGAGGTTAAAGGAGGTCCGTGAGTCTATCTGGATCATTCTCACGCTAACAAGTGTTACAGCAGTAGTTATTACAACACTTATCTGAAGCGTTATATAAAGGctgtacaaacaaacaaacacagtttgaGATGAATGACTGAACTGAACTGCAGGATCATTCATGCTGAGGaggatgtgtgtgtttgattctCTTCATAATAAATATCAAACATTACCTGTGAGTGATGAAGATCTACTGCTGTTTCTCACTCTAGATGTTTGGCATCATGAAGACACACTCTAAAATTCTAGTTCAGAATCTGGGGAAGTCAGCAACACGAGGAGAAAGCGTGGATATTAAAGAGTGAGACATATTACATAATATCACAAACAGCTTCTTGTTATCTGAAGAGATAAGAACGGAGCTGCAATAATATCACTATAATTACCAGAGCAAAGGTGCTCAAATTCCTCAACAATCACCTTTAATAACCTCCTGGACAGAGaaaacattcattaaatatagattatatAGGCTGTATGTTTATCAGATAATACCTTACCTGCATGTGTTCAGGTTCTTCGGCGCGTACAGTATGGATGTGGTGACCAGCACGGCGTTCAGCGTGGACATCGACTCTCTCAACAACCCCAAAGATCCATTTGTGACCAACATTAAGAAAATGCTGAAGTTTGACTTCCTGAACCCTGTGTTCCTGATCAGTGGTAAGGACTCAACTACTTCAGAAGTTAACGTAGAAAAACAAAGTCTCTACAGAACTAcagataactttgaatgaaCATTCCATTAATCTTACCAGAAGAACgattgttcataactttgagaaaaCCTTCCCTGTTAAGACCTTTTACAATTTCTTCTGTAGCTTTATTTCCTTTCATCGTCCCCGTCATGGAAAAAATGGATTTTGCCTTTTTCCCGACATCTGTGACCGATTTCTTCTACGCTGCGTTACAGAAGATCAAGTCTGAAAGAGTGGCCAAGGACCACAAGAAGGTACAACAAACACTAAACATGAACATCTATGTAGTCATGATGTCTTTGAGAATAGCCATTGTTCTCAATTCCTGCAGAAGAGAGTTGACTTCCTGCAGCTGATGGTCGATTCTCAGACGGCAGGGACAACTCAGGAGGGCATGGATCACACAGAGAAAGGTGAAGCATCTCAGATGTTTAACCATAAAAAGAGCTTTCTACCATGTTTGAAGACACATACCTTAAACCGTGTCCTGTGCAGGTCTGAGCGACCACGAGATCTTATCGCAGGCCATGATCTTCATCTTTGCCGGTTACGAGACCAGCAGCAGCACTCTGATGTTCTTCTTCTACAATCTCGCAACCAACCCAGAGACCATGAAGAAACTGCAGGAGGAGATCGACGAGACCTTTCCTGATAAGGTAGAACTCCATTGAAATACTCGTTGGGATCAGTGTGAGGAGTTGGAGACTTTAACCAGTGATTGTGTGTTGAAGGCCCCGGTGGACTACGAAGCCGTCATGAACATGGACTATCTGGATGCCGCACTGAGCGAGTCCCTCCGGCTGTACCCCGTCGCAGCTCGACTCGAGCGGGTCTGCAAGAAAACGGTGGAAATCAACGGCCTCATCATCCCTAAAGACATGGTCGTCATGATCCCAACCTTCGCCCTCCACAGAGACCCGGATTACTGGAGCGAACCCGAGAGCTTCAAACCGGAGAGGTCAGGACGGGTTTCTCCTGTTTCACTCATCATGAGctacagttaaaggattagtccactttcaaatttaaaattcctgataatttactcacccccatgtcatccaagatgttcatgtctttctttcttcagtggaaaacaaattaaggtttttgatgaaaacattccaggattattctccttatagaggacttcactggcctccagatggttgaaggtcaaaattacagtttcagtgcagcttcaaagagctttaaacgataccagacgaggaataagagtcttatctagagaaaccatcggccattttcgaaaaaaatacaactgtatatgctttataaacacaaaatatctccTTCCAAAACCGCATTTCTTCAagaagcttatgctgtatgtcctacgccttccctattctacttacggaacgaaagCAGCACCAGTTCAATTTTTTCcgcaagtagaatagggaaggtgtaggacatacagcgtaagctttttgaagaatacaaccGTATGTAACCTAGCTGGTTGGCTTGGTTTGTGGATAGAAAATATCTGTAAAATCCCTATGGAAAAAATATGTCCGGAACCAAGGCTGCTGAAAAAGCGGCACTGTTGCACTAGGAACACAGCATAGCTAACTACATTCAAGCTTTCACTTCTGACACAAAAACAATGAAGAGTTTTAAACCTGTGTGTTTGTTCTTTAGTAACTGTCTGTATTAATACTTCAAGCCAACATGACCTTTTCCTGCCTTATGAACAGGTTCACTAAAGGAAACAAGGAGTCGATTGACCCCTACATGTACATGCCCTTCGGCCTCGGCCCCAGGAACTGCATCGGGATGCGATTTGCTCAGGTGACCATGAAGCTGGCCATCGTGGAGATCCTGCAGAGGTTCGACATCTCCGTGTGCGAGGAGACACAGGTGAGCAGACTCTGGTAGCAGGAGGACGCATGTTCATTCGTTGGTTCGCTCATACTGACTTTCTCTTGCTCTTCACAGGTTCCTCTGGAGCTCGGCCTCAATGGTTTTCTGGCTCCCAAAGACCCCATCAAGCTCAAACTCAAGCCTCGGACAGCGCCAGACGTTTGTAACAACAACAAATCGTAACGCAGCTCATCCGCTGCACGCTTCTCTTTCAGTCCGAGGAGAAGGTTTGATCggtcttttaaaataaaagagtaGTCTCTAGTCTTCAGTGAAGAGGAAGATTGGACTCTGAGCTTTCAAACTCGGATTTATAGCAACTTTACTTTAGTAGAGAGCGGGAACGCTGATGCCATGAGATTCATGTACTTTGTGATGATTGAGAGAACAGGAGAAATGAGATTAACCTGTTAAGAAATTATATTGAAATGAGAATAAAGTTTATCAAAGATATTCTgcagaaatgtgtgtgtgtgtgtcatgtcCATCAAACACACTTCATTATATAACACAACCTTACATTATGGCTTAAAAGGATAGCTCGACTAAAAGTAAAGTCAATATTTACTCACCTTGCTGCTGTTCCAATGTCGTATGACCTTACTTTTTTGCAGACCATAAAAAAGAGAATTAAAGGGATCATGAcaaatcaaatttgccttgatcttaAAACAccctcctcattataaacaaagcatttatttaatcaagctccaaaaatggcttgttttgattttgcagGATCTGTGATGTTGAAATAATGCATTTGATTTGTGGTTTGTTTTTCACGCATGTTCTCAACTACTGGACAATATGGTACAAGTGAAGCCCATCTTTGCTACATAAGAAAAAACATGCttttgtaaatcataattatgagaaattatgagaaaattcaacattatgACTTTCAGTTAGCCATCTGAGATGTTTTGATATGGAGATAAAGTTTAGAATCATGATTTTTCGGTAGTTTTACTGAGTGTATTTAATAGCATATTATATTAGATTAGCTTTAGCATAGTATATTTGATTGCTTGACGTTTAGACCCAGAAACGGTGACGTCAGGCTTATAAgggttcactgccattatatggCTCAGAAAAAACTGAATGGAAAATAGGCATGTTATGAAAAAAGGTCTTTATTTTGTGCAACAGAAGCAgatcatattaaaaaaaaataattaacaagCGAACGGAAACACTTTGCTCAGGCGCGGAGACACAGCTGAACCCATCTGTTCCAGTTGAGCTTGTGAGGAAAGACTCGCGCCAGCCTCAGCACACAGTCCACCGTGGGCTCGTAGAACGCCGTCCCCGCGTCCCTCACGCTGACCTCGGCCTGACCTTTGACCTGCGGCACCCTGGGCTTGGAGAAGAGCGAGGGTTTGTGCTTCTGGATGACATAGCGCTTCCTCACGCAGCCGAGATCGATCAGGACCTGACGACACACATACATCTGTCAGAATCAAGACAATActgtgaatcactgaatcaattCACTAAACAGACTCATGTTTGTGCCCGTGAAGTTTGAATGTCTGTTGTGTTCTGATGTTTTCTTCTTCCAGGAAATGCTTGTTAACATAATCAAACTGGACTAAAACGTGCTGATTTTTCCACACAGGGCAGAACAACTTATGTTAACACTTTACTTTAGTCCTcatgtattataaaggtattcataatgtaagttttaaaataattgtaaccaaagtTAAAGTGCAatataatatttgcagattcTGACATCAGTTTGTCACGTGTTCTCCTGCATTAAAGGAGtgtaaagcgctatataaacgACGGTGACTTGACTCAGGCGAACACCACACTGAGCTCGCGCTCAGGACAGACGCTCACCTGCAGCAGGTCCAGGATGACGACGGGCTGCAGCACCTGACTGTAGTGCTGCAGCAGCTCCGACTCGCGCAGCGCCGGACTCGTCATGATGTGCAGCAGCAGCGACTCCAGCATGCCTTTACACACCGGACGATTCAGAGAGCCGTCCACCACACGCCACGGCCGGCTGACGAACCGCACCGGCTCCCTGTCGGAGAGAATCAACAGGCATTACTGCAGCTCAGATCAGACTGATGACTGTCATGTGAGAGTCATGTGATTCACTCACTGTTCCTCCTGATCAGCAGCTCCTTCAGCTCCATCTGAAACCACAAACGGAAACatcaacacacaaacacacaacaacaAACTAGACgtgtgccgatattcggtaatgcgatatatcacgataatgaatatgcaggATATTCTTATccaacagcagaaatgcagcggttaccccggaaaccgCGCAAACAAAGCAGCTGCGCTAGTGAAGTTTCaagccatttttggagcttgattaaataaatgctttgtttataataagGAGGGTGTTTTAATCTCAATGTTGTTCATCTCAGCACCAAATACTTCATACTTAAAGACtcaataggctatttattttcaaacttaaacatttttatattttaatctggactacaacatgctctaatgattagaaatgttctgattatttgttattgttcagtaaaactttgagACATACGGCTtcattaacatgttaattcattattaccaaactgacaatgaaaaatacttataaagcattaattattcttagttactgtttaataacattactaacatcaaagaacttatttaatggacctgagagaaaactaacaatgatcagttgtgtttcttaactcacattaacaaaaaataatactttctgtaacaaatgtagctgttgctcaattattgtaaataatcaaataatcaaagtgtttcctgttgttctttatagcctaattcttttgcactttaatcggtttgaaaatttgactttatatatttttgtgtattgtattattgtatttaaacattcagagttatttttgttattacaaaaagagttcttaaacctgttatagtatgacactttttttgcaacttatttcaatataataatatgataATACCCTATACCgtaataaaagcttcagcaattaatcgcaacatgaaaatttgataccgtcacatgcctaaaCAAACCAAAGTCAAACTCTTCAGAGTCCAAACACACACCTTTGATCTGAGAGGGGGCGGGGTCTTTATTAAGCTCCGCCCCTTCGATGTCTGTCATACGCTGTTCTGAGTTCCCGTCAACTTCACGAACCGCCTCCTGATGTGCAGGAGACTGATCTGAAGCGGTGTCCGTGGAGACGGGTTCCATGGCGACAGTctgattgacagctgtgcttGTGCAGACTCCTTCCATGGCAACAATCTCCTGGGAATCAGATTCCACGGCCCGTCTCTTGGTAGGTGGGGGTGTGGCATGGGCGGAGTCACTGTCATGGGCGGGGCCTCTCTTCATCTGCACAGTATCACATGCGCTCTCCAACAGCCAATGAGACGCAGCCTCCGCACACACCAGTCTCTGAGAGAGAGCGCCCACCTCCACCAGCTGCTCTCCATCCACCAgatcctacacacacacacacacacacacacacacacacacacacacacacacacacacacactcaacacaaGTGAACCTGCAGTGAACTCTCGCACACATCACTCGTGTCTCCCTCACCTGTATGTACTGCTGCAGCGTTCGGCTCCGCCCGCCCTCCGCCCGCTCCAGGTGTATGAAGCACTCGCACAGGTCCTGTCTGTCAATGCCAAACTCCGCCCCCTCCTGCACGGCGTCTCTGATCTCCGTCGCCGCCTGGACGTCCTGCGGTCCGTATCCTGACGCGCTCACACACCGCTCCAGGAAGGCCT from Megalobrama amblycephala isolate DHTTF-2021 linkage group LG7, ASM1881202v1, whole genome shotgun sequence harbors:
- the LOC125271550 gene encoding cytochrome P450 3A30 isoform X1, which translates into the protein MSYSLFFSAETWALLMLFVALLFIYGYWPLSHFKKLGIPGPKPLPFFGTMLRYKEGFHNFDMDCFKKYGRVWGIYDARQPVLCIMDQSIIKTVLIKECYSLFTNRRNFRLNGPLYDAVSIVEDDDWRRIRSVLSPSFTSGRLKEMFGIMKTHSKILVQNLGKSATRGESVDIKEFFGAYSMDVVTSTAFSVDIDSLNNPKDPFVTNIKKMLKFDFLNPVFLISALFPFIVPVMEKMDFAFFPTSVTDFFYAALQKIKSERVAKDHKKKRVDFLQLMVDSQTAGTTQEGMDHTEKGLSDHEILSQAMIFIFAGYETSSSTLMFFFYNLATNPETMKKLQEEIDETFPDKAPVDYEAVMNMDYLDAALSESLRLYPVAARLERVCKKTVEINGLIIPKDMVVMIPTFALHRDPDYWSEPESFKPERFTKGNKESIDPYMYMPFGLGPRNCIGMRFAQVTMKLAIVEILQRFDISVCEETQVPLELGLNGFLAPKDPIKLKLKPRTAPDVCNNNKS
- the LOC125271550 gene encoding cytochrome P450 3A30 isoform X2, yielding MSYSLFFSAETWALLMLFVALLFIYGYWPLSHFKKLGIPGPKPLPFFGTMLRYKEGFHNFDMDCFKKYGRVWGIYDARQPVLCIMDQSIIKTVLIKECYSLFTNRRNFRLNGPLYDAVSIVEDDDWRRIRSVLSPSFTSGRLKEMFGIMKTHSKILVQNLGKSATRGESVDIKEFFGAYSMDVVTSTAFSVDIDSLNNPKDPFVTNIKKMLKFDFLNPVFLISALFPFIVPVMEKMDFAFFPTSVTDFFYAALQKIKSERVAKDHKKRVDFLQLMVDSQTAGTTQEGMDHTEKGLSDHEILSQAMIFIFAGYETSSSTLMFFFYNLATNPETMKKLQEEIDETFPDKAPVDYEAVMNMDYLDAALSESLRLYPVAARLERVCKKTVEINGLIIPKDMVVMIPTFALHRDPDYWSEPESFKPERFTKGNKESIDPYMYMPFGLGPRNCIGMRFAQVTMKLAIVEILQRFDISVCEETQVPLELGLNGFLAPKDPIKLKLKPRTAPDVCNNNKS